A window of the Henckelia pumila isolate YLH828 chromosome 3, ASM3356847v2, whole genome shotgun sequence genome harbors these coding sequences:
- the LOC140888587 gene encoding protein AGENET DOMAIN (AGD)-CONTAINING P1-like encodes MMYFQQGDRVEVASKEVGFVGSYYEATVVGTIPRRNKYVVEHKITFVKDEYMSSTAPLREVVHAIEVRPRPPEMYMTEFRLGDRVDVFDDDGWWVGTVKGADFDEGKYYVYLKILGFEICYHVERLRVHQDWKNGTWTEKASDSELRFGLELTSYVEGKLVVMVGGMIVETA; translated from the exons ATGATGTACTTTCAACAAGGAGACCGTGTAGAAGTCGCAAGCAAAGAGGTTGGCTTCGTGGGTTCCTACTACGAAGCCACCGTCGTCGGCACGATCCCGAGACGCAACAAGTACGTCGTGGAGCACAAAATTACCTTCGTGAAAGATGAATATATGTCGTCCACGGCGCCATTGCGAGAGGTTGTCCACGCCATCGAAGTCAGGCCACGGCCCCCCGAGATGTACATGACCGAATTCAGGCTCGGCGACCGTGTTGACGTTTTCGATGACGACGGATGGTGGGTCGGGACCGTGAAGGGAGCAGATTTCGACGAGGGCAAGTATTATGTGTACTTGAAGATTTTGGGGTTCGAGATTTGCTATCATGTGGAGAGACTCAGAGTTCATCAAGATTGGAAGAATGGAACATGGA CTGAAAAAGCTTCTGATTCGGAGCTGAGATTCGGTTTGGAGCTCACAAGTTATGTGGAAGGGAAGCTTGTGGTGATGGTCGGGGGGATGATTGTGGAAACCGCGTAA
- the LOC140892647 gene encoding auxin response factor 1 encodes MENLSANHFAGGPPPGSPTDALYKELWHACAGPLVTLPCKGERVYYFPQGHMEQLEASTHQGLDQQLPIFNLPSKILCKVMNVTLQAEQETDEVYAQITLMPEQDENEITSPDPPLPEPQRCTVHSFCKTLTASDTSTHGGFSVLRRHADDCLPPLDMSQQPPWQELVASDLHGNEWHFRHIFRGQPRRHLLTTGWSVFVSAKKLVAGDAFIFLRGENGELRVGVRRLMRQLNKMPSSVISSHSMHLGVLATASHAISTGTRFSVFYKPRTSRSEFIVSLNKYLEARSHKLPVGMRFKMKFEGEEVPERRFSGTIVGVGDYPSSRWPDSEWRSLKVQWDEPSPILRPDRVSPWEIEPLVAATLPNSPAQQRNKRARPPALPSPMQDLSSLGMWKSPSDSPSAFTFHDPLRGPDLYQSPKLSSVTKTSTSSYNGNMLPLSSNSMYQSNVETAAESVTPASDRRHGNGYRLFGIELVDHSTVQANPLAVLNGAAVEDSHVPLDTESEQHSEPLDHNHSNFPSLIYDPDKSFLLSPLEPQNRQIRSCTKVHMQGIAVGRAVDLTRFDSYEDLLEKFEEMFEIVGELTGAEKKWQVVYTDDEDDMMMVGDDPWHEFCTMVKKIYIYTAEEAKRLSPKIKHPLTEVKSSKLLSDVSVGAEAQSSTMGSAY; translated from the exons ATGGAAAATCTCTCTGCAAATCATTTTGCTGGGGGCCCTCCACCAG GAAGCCCAACTGATGCTTTATACAAAGAATTATGGCATGCCTGTGCCGGACCCCTTGTTACCCTTCCATGTAAAGGGGAACGAGTTTATTACTTTCCTCAAGGTCACATGGAACAG CTTGAAGCATCAACACATCAGGGTTTGGACCAGCAACTTCCTATATTCAACTTACCCAGTAAAATCCTTTGCAAAGTGATGAATGTCACACTGCAG GCTGAACAAGAGACGGACGAGGTGTATGCACAAATAACGCTGATGCCCGAGCAAGAT GAAAATGAGATAACAAGTCCTGATCCTCCTCTGCCAGAACCTCAACGGTGCACTGTCCATTCATTTTGCAAGACTCTCACTGCTTCTGATACCAGTACTCATGGAGGATTTTCAGTTTTGCGTAGGCATGCAGACGATTGCTTACCTCCATTG GATATGTCTCAGCAACCACCCTGGCAGGAGTTGGTCGCTTCTGACCTTCATGGAAATGAGTGGCATTTTCGTCACATTTTCAGAG GTCAACCTAGGCGTCACTTACTGACCACTGGGTGGAGTGTCTTTGTTAGTGCAAAAAAGTTGGTTGCTGGAGATGCTTTCATTTTCCTAAG AGGAGAAAATGGGGAGCTTCGAGTTGGAGTTCGTAGGCTCATGAGACAGCTAAATAAGATGCCATCGTCCGTTATATCAAGTCATAGTATGCATCTGGGGGTTCTTGCTACTGCATCACATGCCATCTCCACAGGGACACGTTTTTCAGTTTTTTATAAACCAAG AACTAGTCGATCGGAATTCATTGTAAGTTTAAACAAGTATCTTGAAGCTCGAAGTCACAAGCTGCCTGTGGGGATGAGGTTTAAGATGAAATTTGAGGGCGAAGAGGTTCCAGAAAGAAG GTTCAGTGGGACGATTGTTGGTGTTGGGGATTATCCTTCATCCAGGTGGCCTGATTCAGAATGGAGATCATTAAAG GTACAGTGGGATGAACCCTCCCCAATCTTGCGTCCAGACAGAGTTTCACCGTGGGAAATAGAGCCACTTGTTGCAGCGACTCTTCCAAACTCACCTGCTCAGCAAAGAAACAAGCGTGCCCGACCACCTGCCCTACCTTCACCTATGCAAGATCTTTCTTCACTTG GTATGTGGAAATCACCATCGGACTCTCCTTCAGCATTTACTTTCCATGATCCATTGCGTGGACCAGATCTCTATCAATCACCTAAACTTAGCTCTGTCACCAAAACCAGCACTTCAAGCTACAATGGAAATATGCTGCCCCTTTCAAGCAATTCAATGTACCAATCCAATGTAGAAACTGCAGCCGAGTCAGTCACTCCTGCGAGTGACAGAAGACATGGTAATGGCTACAGGCTGTTTGGAATTGAATTGGTCGACCATTCAACAGTTCAAGCCAATCCATTAGCAGTCCTGAATGGAGCAGCTGTTGAGGATTCTCATGTTCCCTTGGATACTGAATCTGAACAACACTCAGAGCCATTAGATCATAATCATTCCAATTTTCCCTCATTGATTTATGATCCTGACAAGTCATTTCTGTTATCTCCCCTTGAGCCCCAGAACAGGCAAATTAGAAGCTGCACCAAG GTTCACATGCAAGGCATTGCAGTTGGACGGGCTGTGGATTTGACCAGATTTGATAGCTACGAGGATCTACTTGAAAAGTTTGAAGAGATGTTTGAAATCGTAGGGGAACTCACTGGTGCAGAAAAAAAATGGCAAGTGGTATATACAGATGATGAGGATGACATGATGATGGTTGGAGACGATCCATGGCA TGAATTCTGCACCATGGtgaagaaaatatatatatatacagccGAGGAAGCCAAAAGGCTATCGCCCAAGATAAAACATCCTCTCACTGAGGTTAAATCTTCCAAGCTCCTTTCAGATGTGTCTGTCGGTGCTGAAGCACAGTCATCAACGATGGGGTCGGCATACTGA